Genomic segment of Amphibacillus xylanus NBRC 15112:
CTGATTCTGCTGGAGAAACTGTCGATAAAGTTATTCAATCATCTTTATTGCAATTTAATCGTACAGAAAGCTACCAGCTCATTCGTTCACCTTATATAGAAAAACCAGAACAAATTAATCAAATATTAACTAGAGCTTCAAAGAACGAAGCTCTAGTTTGTTATACACTTGTGAATCCAATATTACGTCAATACACGCAACACTTGGCTTCAGAACTTGGTGTTGAGGTGATAGACATTAATGGACCCATTATTGATGCGCTTGGTCGCTTGTTAAAACAAAAACCAAAAATGGTACCAGGCCTTGCTTATCAGTTAGATGAATCCTATTTTAAACGAATTGAAGCGATTGAATTTGCAGTTCGCTATGATGATGGACGAGACCCAAGTGGAATTGAAAAAGCGGATATTGTCTTAATAGGTGTGTCAAGAACGTCTAAAACGCCTTTATCACAATATTTAGCTATGAAAAGCTATAAAGTAGCGAATGTTCCGATTGTACCAGAGGTGGATCCACCAAAAGAACTTTATCAAACGGACCCAAGTAAATGCTATGGCCTAAAAATTAGTCCTGTTGAATTAAATGAAATTCGTAAAGAACGCTTAAAAACCCTAGGCTTAAGACCTAGTGCAAATTATGCTAACGTAAATCGTATAAGAGAAGAATTGGATTATTTTGAAAATATTGTCGAATATTTAGGTTGTCCGGTCATTGATGTGACAAATAAAGCGGTTGAAGAAACAGCTAATTTAATTTTGCAAATCCAAATGACAAGATAAAACCGATATTATTCAGATAGAACCATAGCTTTTTTAAGATAAATGTACTATAATTATTATTTGTGGAAAAAACTTAGATGCCTTAATGCAAAGCTAGATTGATAGATATATAAGTTATCATCTTTTTTTGCAGGAAAGTTAGGCATACACGTAGAATATTAGATAATAATTAACGATCTTTGCGATTAGGAGTGTGATTATTACTTGTTAGTTAAAAAATGAACCATTAGATTCATTTTTTAATTTTTTGTCGAATCTTGCAGGTTTTTTAGATTTTATATAGAAATTAAATGTTGGTGATAAAATATGGTCTCGCAAATTCCCGAACAATTAATTGATGAGATTCGTCAAGCAAATGATATTGTTGACGTGATTAGTGAATATGTCTCATTAAAAAAACAAGGACGTAATTATTTTGGCTTATGTCCGTTTCATGGAGAAAAAACAGCCTCATTTTCTGTTACCCAAGAAAAACAAATTTTTCATTGTTTTGGTTGCGGAAAAGGTGGTAATGTATTCACATTTTTAATGGAGCAAGAAGGTTTTACATTTCAACAGGCTGTCACTCATTTAGCACAAAGAAGTGGTCATTCATTACCTGAACGGTATTTAAATCAAGTCAACAGTTCGAATCATTCTGTGGACCAAGTTAGTTTACAAGCACATGAGCTTTTGACCAAATTCTATCATCATATTTTTTCTCATGCTAAAGAAGCGGAAACAGCTAGAAATTATATTAATGATCGTGGATTGACAGATGAAACGATTGAACAATTTCAGATTGGCTTTGCCCCGGATTCTAATGAGATTACGACACAATTTTTAGAAAAGAAAGCATTTAATCTACAGGAATTAGTATCTTCGAATGTACTTGCCCGAAGTGATCAAAATCAAATTTATGATCGAATGAGAGGGCGGATCGTGTTTCCAATTCGGAATCACTTAGCGAAGACAGTCGGCTTTGCTGGACGCTCGATCACAAATCTGGAACCAAAATATTTAAACAGTCCAGAATCTGCTTTGTTTCAAAAAGGAAAAATGCTATTTAATTTTGATTTAGCAAGAAGCGAAATGAAAAAAAGTGGACAAGCGATCCTTTTTGAAGGCTATATGGACGTATTTTCAGCGTATCAAGCTGGTATAAAAAATGTCATTGCTTCACTTGGCACATCAGTAACTGAACATCAAGCAGCCTTAATTAGACGCTATGTCGATACTGTCGTTATTTGCTTTGATGGCGATGACGCAGGAATTAATGCGACATTTAAAGTCGCCAAGCTACTTAAAAAAGTCGGCTGCCAAGTTAGAGTCGCAACAATACCAGATCAACTTGATCCAGATGCGTTTATAAAAAAATATGGCGGGAAAAGGTTTAAAGAAGAAGTGATCGAGGCAAGCTCTACTTACATGGGCTTTATCATTAACTTTCATAAGCGACAATTTAATTTAAAAGTTGAAGCTGACCAAATTGCTTATATGCGCTTAATTGTTGAAGAAATTGCTCAATTAAAATCTGCACTTGATCGTGATCGATATGTTCGAGAAATAGCCAAGATGTTTGACCTTTCTCCTGGGGCAATTTTGGAAGATGTTGATCAGATAAGGAAAAAACAAGGCTCAACTAGGGATAATGTGGGTTTAAAGAGCCATACTAATGAGCGCGTATTGAAAAATAGGCCGAAACGCTTATTACCAGCATATCACAATGCTGAAAAAAGATTAATTGCTTATATGTTACATGATCGGACAATTGCTGAACAAATTAAACATACATTAGGGGCTTCATTTAATATTGAGAAGCACAAAATTATTGTTACCTATCTATATGCGTTTTATGAGGACGGTAATCAAGCAAATGTAAGTCAGTTTATTGAACGCCTAAATGATAATGAAATAATTAGTGAAGTAATTGAAATAGCGATGGAACCTATAACAACAGATGTTTCATCTGATGAAATATCTGATTATATCCGAATTATCCGCTTAGAGCAGGACGATAAGAGTATCATTCGTGAACTTATCGCCAAACAAAAACAAGCAGAGATGAATCGAGATTATTTAGAAGCAGCAAAAATAGGTATGGAAATTATGCGGATTCAAAAAGAACTTAAAGAAAAGTAATGGTAATTGATTGGATAAGTTGGAAGGAGGGATTTCTAATGGTTAAAAAACAACCAGATCACTCAAATAGTCTGGATTTAACCTTAGATGAGACGAAAGAACAAATTGTCGAGCTCGGTAGAAAACAAGGTGAGATTTTATATGAAGACGTGGTGGATCGACTAGCTCGATTTGAACTAGAGTCTGAACAAATTGATGAATTTTATGAATATTTATCAGAGCAAGGAATTGAGGTGGTTAGTGACCTCGGTGAAGATGATGCTGATGAAGAGGATTTAAATAATGATGCAGAATTTGATCTTAAAGATATTAGTGTTCCTTTAGGCATCAAAATTAATGACCCGGTGAGAATGTATTTAAAAGAAATCGGTCGTGTTGATTTATTAACTGCTGAAGAAGAAGTGGAACTAGCAAAACGAATTGAACAAAATGACGAAGAGGCTAAAATGCAATTAGCGGAAGCAAACTTACGTTTAGTAGTAAGTATTGCAAAACGTTACGTTGGTAGAGGTATGCTCTTCCTTGATTTAATTCAAGAGGGGAATATGGGGCTAATTAAAGCGGTAGAGAAATTTGATTATCGAAAAGGCTTTAAATTTAGTACTTACGCAACTTGGTGGATACGTCAAGCAATTACTAGAGCTATTGCGGATCAAGCTCGAACAATTCGAATTCCTGTTCATATGGTAGAAACGATTAACAAATTAATTCGAATTCAAAGACAACTTTTACAGGATCTAGGTCGTGAACCGACTCCAGAAGAGATCGGTAAAGAAATGGATTTAACGCCTGAAAAAGTTAGAGAAATCCTAAAAATTGCTCAAGAGCCTGTATCACTTGAGACGCCGATTGGTGAAGAAGATGATTCTCATTTAGGTGATTTTATTGAAGACCAAGAAGTAACATCACCATCAGACCATGCCGCTTATGAATTGTTAAAAGAACAATTAGAAGATGTTCTTGATACGTTAACAGATCGTGAGGAAAATGTTCTTCGACTTCGTTTCGGTTTAGATGATGGACGGACACGTACATTAGAAGAAGTAGGTAAAGTCTTCGGTGTAACACGAGAACGTATTCGACAAATCGAAGCGAAAGCATTACGTAAATTACGCCATCCAAGCAGAAGTAAGCAACTTAAAGATTTTCTAGAATAAATCGTATACAGTAATCAAGAGTTTTCAATTAGTTAGTTTAGGGTAACTGATTGTTAGCTCGGCTAAGTCAATCATGATCAGTTGAGCTTTAATTGATTTTGATTGACTTTTTTTATTAGTAATTAATTTTTGATTGATACCTACAAATAGAGGTGAATTTAAGTGGATTGGCAGAGAAAAGCAATTATCGTTAGTGAGATAAAATATTGGAAAGATAATCGTCTACTACCTGAGGCATATTGTGATTATTTACTTGCCTTGTATACAAAAGGTGAAGAGGACGAGCAAGCAGCTGGATTAACAGAAAACAAAAAAAGACAATCAGAGATTATCACATTGTTGTTTATCCTGCTTAATGCTTTGATTACTCCAATTGTTGCTTTTATAATCATTTATAGTAATCTAAACTTTGGATCAATTATACTTTTACTTTCGATAACGTTTCTGATAACTGCGGCCTTATCCATTATCGCGTGGAAACGATATCGAATTAATCTGAAATACATATTGTTAGTTTTTTTGCTAAATTTATTTATATTAACATTGATTGTCATCTATCAATGGATTACACAATATTGGCTAATTATTACGATAATCTTTGGTCAACTATTGCTATGGATAATTTTAGGGTTTAAACAAAAAAATCTATTGTTAATTTTATTAGCGTTATTTGGATTTATTATTGGATTCATTGCATTTTTATTTTAAAGGACAGGTGTCTAGTAAATATGATAGAACAACTTACATTATCAAAACGCTTAGAAACAATTACAAAATATTTACCTAAAGAGGCTATATTTGCTGACATAGGTAGTGATCATGCATATTTGCCGATTGCAGTCTGCCAGCGAGATGATTCAGCTCGGGCAATTGCGGGCGAATTAAATAAAGGACCTTATTTAGCGGCTATTGAACACGTGGAAAAATATCAATTAGCAGAGCGAATTCAGGTGATTCAAGGTGATGGTTTAGATGTTATTAGAAATCACCCTGTCAAGCAAATAGTTATCGCTGGAATGGGTGGCGGCTTAATTCGTTCAATACTTGAACGAGGTAAAGACACACTAAAAACTGTTGAAAGACTTATACTACAACCTAATGTAGATAGTCAATATATTCGTGAGTGGGCCAACGCCAATGATTTTTCCTTAGTAGATGAAGATATTCTCGAGGAAGATGGCCACATTTATGAAATCTTAGTGCTAGACAAATCTGATCAAGCAAAGTCTACATTCTTATCAGATCAAGTATGCTTATTTGGTCCATTTTTATTGGAGAAACGTAATGATACATTTAAGAAAAAGTGGCAGAGAGAATTAGTTAATTATCAACGAATTATTAACCAAATGGAGCAAGCTAAGGTTTTAGACGTAGCAAAAATAGCTGAATACAATCGTCGAGTAAAATGGATTGAGCAGGTGATAAAACATGACTAAAGAGATATCAGTTGGTAAGGTCGTTCAATTACTAGAGAGTTGGGTACCCAAGAAATTAGCTGCTGATTGGGACAATGTTGGTTTACAAATTGGTAGTTTAAGTCACCCTGTCAAGCAAATCTTAGTTAGCTTAGACGTCACAGAAGAAGTTGTCGATGAAGCGATTGAAATCGGTGCAAACTTAATTATTTCACACCATCCATTACTTTTTAAATCATTAAAGCAAATTAATTATCAAGATCCACTTGGTAAACTGATTCAAAAGATTATTAAACATGATCTTACAGTATATGCTGCCCATACTAATTTGGATGTAGTGATCGGTGGTGTAAATGATTTACTGGCGAGTAAATTAAAACTGGAAAACACAAAAATACTCATTCCAGAGGTAGAAGAACCTTTTTATAAATTGTTTGTTTATGTGCCTGAGACGCATCTAGATGTTGTTGATCAAGCGATAACCAAAATAGGTGTAGGACAATTAGGTGATTATAAAGATTGCTCATTCCGTCTAAAAGGAACGGGAACATTCACTCCGATGGATAATGCTAATCCGTATATTGGTTCGGAAAATAAACGCAGCTTTGTTGATGAAATAAAGCTTGAATATTTATTACCAAGTCATTTAAGAAATCAAGCAATTGACGCGATCAAAAAGGCTCATCCATATGAAGAGCCAGTATTTGATATTATCAAATTAGAAAATGATGGTATTAAGTATGGATTAGGTCGTATCGGAACATTAAAAACAGAAAAAACTTTAAGACAATTATCAGCAGAGTTAAAGGAAATTTTCCAGTTAGAAGGCTTACGTGTAACAGGCTCACTAGATCGAATCGTTAAGAAAGTTGCCGTCTTAGGTGGGAGTGGTGAAAAATATTATCACCATGCTAAACGATTAGGTGCAGATGTTTACATTACAGGCGATGTATCGTTTCATTTTGCACAAGATGCCTTAGCGCAAGGATTATCGATTATTGACCCTGGGCACCACATTGAAGTGATAATGGTTGAGGCTGTATCAGAATATTTAAGAGAACAACTGGATTCAGCAATTAAAGTGAATGAGTCAAAGATAAGCACTGAACCTTTTCAATTTATCTAAAGTATTACTTCAATTCATTTTACTCCAATGAGATGAATTGAAGTTTTTTGTTTTGATCATGTGCATTATTTAGTCGTTTTGACTATAATAAGTAAGACAAATCGTTTTAAGATAAGGAGTTCACAATGAAAAAATACGATTTTAAAGCAATTAACTTAAATCCATGGCTAGAAGAAGTTGTTGATCAGCTTGGTTTTAAGCAACCGACACCAATTCAACAACAAGTTATCCCAGTCGCTTTAACAGGAGAAAGTATTATTGGACAATCACAGACGGGATCAGGAAAAACGCATGCATTCCTTTTACCGTTATTTAATCAATTAGAATTAAATAAAAAAGAAGTACAATTTGTCGTTACAACACCAACAAGAGAATTAGCTAGTCAAATTTTTGATCAAGTTAAAAAAATCTTGGCATTATCAGGATTAGAACATCAAATCCAAGCTAAACTGTTTATTGGTGGAACAGATAAAAAACGTACAATTGAGAAACTAACGGAACAGCCTGATATTATCGTAGCAACTCCAGGACGTCTATTAGACCTGATGAACGAAGGCGCAATTAGTATATACACAGCTCGTTCATTTGTTGTTGATGAGGCTGACTTAATGCTAGATTTAGGCCTAATCAATGAAATTGATCAAATTTTAGTGAAAGCTAGTCCTAGCATACAATTACTCGTCTTCTCTGCAACAATTCCAAAACGATTACAACCATTCTTAAAGAAATATATGGAGAACCCGACTTTTATTGAGATTAAAGATCAAATATCACCCAATTTATTAGAAAACCGCTTAGTACCGTTACGTCACCGTAATCCAGCAGAAATAATTAGTCAAATTGCTCAAACCATTCACCCATACTTGGCTATTATTTTTGCTAATGGTAAAGAGGCTTGTGATGAGCTTTATCATGAATTATCACAGCGTGGATTAAATGTTGGTATTCTTCATGGTGGTCTTTCCGCAAGAGAGAGAAAACGTGTTGTAAAAGATATTCAATCTCTAAAATATCAATATGTTGTTGCAACTGATTTAGCTGCAAGAGGTATTGATATTGAAGGTGTTAGTCATGTCATTAACGCACAATTACCTAAGGAAGTGGAATTCTTTGTCCATCGAGTTGGCCGAACAGCACGTGCGGGAATGGAAGGAACTGCAATTCATTTATATACCGATCAAGATCGCGCACTTCTATCTAAATTAACAGAAGATGGTATTGAATTTTCTAATTATGACATTATTAAAGGCGAATGGCGAGAAGTCAAAGCTTGGAATAATCGAAAATTAAGAGGAAATCAAAAAGATGATTTAGATCAAGAAGCGTGGAAAAGAGTTAAAAGACCGAAAAAAGTTAAACCAGGATATAAGGTAAAACTACGTAAGGAACAAGAACGGATCAAGCGTAAATTAAAAAAAGACAAATATCGAAAGTAGAGGAGTGGAGAACTTGAAAATAGGCTCACACGTATCAATGAGTGGTAAGAAAATGCTGTTAGGCTCAAGTGAAGAAGCAGCGAGCTATGGCGCAACAGCGATGATGATTTATACTGGAGCGCCACAAAATACACGAAGAAAACCAATCGAAGAATTAAATATTGCTGCTGGACTTGAACATATGAAGGAAAATGGCATTGAAGATCTTGTCGTTCATGCGCCATATATTATTAATTTAGGTAATACAACAAAGCCAGAAACATTTGAGCTTGCAGTTTCCTTTTTAAGAAGTGAAATTGAGAGAACGGCAGCATTACAAGCACAACAAATTGTACTACACCCTGGTGCGCATGTTGGAGCAGGAGTAGAACTAGGTATAGCTAGAATCATTGAAGGTTTAAATGAAGTGTTGACATCTGATCAAAATGTTCAAATCGCACTAGAAACAATGGCTGGTAAAGGAACTGAAATTGGTCGCACATTTGAGGAACTAGCGATGATCATAGACGGTGTTAATCATAACGATAAGTTATCAGTTTGTTTAGATACTTGTCACGTTCATGATGCTGGATATGATATCGTGACTGATTTCGACAATGTATTAGATGAATTTGATCGTATTATTGGTTTGGATCGCTTAAAAGTAGTACATGTCAATGATAGTAAAAATAGTAGAGGTGCACATAAGGATCGTCATGAAAATATTGGATTCGGT
This window contains:
- a CDS encoding DEAD/DEAH box helicase, coding for MKKYDFKAINLNPWLEEVVDQLGFKQPTPIQQQVIPVALTGESIIGQSQTGSGKTHAFLLPLFNQLELNKKEVQFVVTTPTRELASQIFDQVKKILALSGLEHQIQAKLFIGGTDKKRTIEKLTEQPDIIVATPGRLLDLMNEGAISIYTARSFVVDEADLMLDLGLINEIDQILVKASPSIQLLVFSATIPKRLQPFLKKYMENPTFIEIKDQISPNLLENRLVPLRHRNPAEIISQIAQTIHPYLAIIFANGKEACDELYHELSQRGLNVGILHGGLSARERKRVVKDIQSLKYQYVVATDLAARGIDIEGVSHVINAQLPKEVEFFVHRVGRTARAGMEGTAIHLYTDQDRALLSKLTEDGIEFSNYDIIKGEWREVKAWNNRKLRGNQKDDLDQEAWKRVKRPKKVKPGYKVKLRKEQERIKRKLKKDKYRK
- a CDS encoding tRNA (adenine(22)-N(1))-methyltransferase; this encodes MIEQLTLSKRLETITKYLPKEAIFADIGSDHAYLPIAVCQRDDSARAIAGELNKGPYLAAIEHVEKYQLAERIQVIQGDGLDVIRNHPVKQIVIAGMGGGLIRSILERGKDTLKTVERLILQPNVDSQYIREWANANDFSLVDEDILEEDGHIYEILVLDKSDQAKSTFLSDQVCLFGPFLLEKRNDTFKKKWQRELVNYQRIINQMEQAKVLDVAKIAEYNRRVKWIEQVIKHD
- a CDS encoding Nif3-like dinuclear metal center hexameric protein; the encoded protein is MTKEISVGKVVQLLESWVPKKLAADWDNVGLQIGSLSHPVKQILVSLDVTEEVVDEAIEIGANLIISHHPLLFKSLKQINYQDPLGKLIQKIIKHDLTVYAAHTNLDVVIGGVNDLLASKLKLENTKILIPEVEEPFYKLFVYVPETHLDVVDQAITKIGVGQLGDYKDCSFRLKGTGTFTPMDNANPYIGSENKRSFVDEIKLEYLLPSHLRNQAIDAIKKAHPYEEPVFDIIKLENDGIKYGLGRIGTLKTEKTLRQLSAELKEIFQLEGLRVTGSLDRIVKKVAVLGGSGEKYYHHAKRLGADVYITGDVSFHFAQDALAQGLSIIDPGHHIEVIMVEAVSEYLREQLDSAIKVNESKISTEPFQFI
- a CDS encoding pyruvate, water dikinase regulatory protein, whose product is MTKPYIFLISDSAGETVDKVIQSSLLQFNRTESYQLIRSPYIEKPEQINQILTRASKNEALVCYTLVNPILRQYTQHLASELGVEVIDINGPIIDALGRLLKQKPKMVPGLAYQLDESYFKRIEAIEFAVRYDDGRDPSGIEKADIVLIGVSRTSKTPLSQYLAMKSYKVANVPIVPEVDPPKELYQTDPSKCYGLKISPVELNEIRKERLKTLGLRPSANYANVNRIREELDYFENIVEYLGCPVIDVTNKAVEETANLILQIQMTR
- the rpoD gene encoding RNA polymerase sigma factor RpoD gives rise to the protein MVKKQPDHSNSLDLTLDETKEQIVELGRKQGEILYEDVVDRLARFELESEQIDEFYEYLSEQGIEVVSDLGEDDADEEDLNNDAEFDLKDISVPLGIKINDPVRMYLKEIGRVDLLTAEEEVELAKRIEQNDEEAKMQLAEANLRLVVSIAKRYVGRGMLFLDLIQEGNMGLIKAVEKFDYRKGFKFSTYATWWIRQAITRAIADQARTIRIPVHMVETINKLIRIQRQLLQDLGREPTPEEIGKEMDLTPEKVREILKIAQEPVSLETPIGEEDDSHLGDFIEDQEVTSPSDHAAYELLKEQLEDVLDTLTDREENVLRLRFGLDDGRTRTLEEVGKVFGVTRERIRQIEAKALRKLRHPSRSKQLKDFLE
- the dnaG gene encoding DNA primase → MVSQIPEQLIDEIRQANDIVDVISEYVSLKKQGRNYFGLCPFHGEKTASFSVTQEKQIFHCFGCGKGGNVFTFLMEQEGFTFQQAVTHLAQRSGHSLPERYLNQVNSSNHSVDQVSLQAHELLTKFYHHIFSHAKEAETARNYINDRGLTDETIEQFQIGFAPDSNEITTQFLEKKAFNLQELVSSNVLARSDQNQIYDRMRGRIVFPIRNHLAKTVGFAGRSITNLEPKYLNSPESALFQKGKMLFNFDLARSEMKKSGQAILFEGYMDVFSAYQAGIKNVIASLGTSVTEHQAALIRRYVDTVVICFDGDDAGINATFKVAKLLKKVGCQVRVATIPDQLDPDAFIKKYGGKRFKEEVIEASSTYMGFIINFHKRQFNLKVEADQIAYMRLIVEEIAQLKSALDRDRYVREIAKMFDLSPGAILEDVDQIRKKQGSTRDNVGLKSHTNERVLKNRPKRLLPAYHNAEKRLIAYMLHDRTIAEQIKHTLGASFNIEKHKIIVTYLYAFYEDGNQANVSQFIERLNDNEIISEVIEIAMEPITTDVSSDEISDYIRIIRLEQDDKSIIRELIAKQKQAEMNRDYLEAAKIGMEIMRIQKELKEK
- a CDS encoding deoxyribonuclease IV, coding for MKIGSHVSMSGKKMLLGSSEEAASYGATAMMIYTGAPQNTRRKPIEELNIAAGLEHMKENGIEDLVVHAPYIINLGNTTKPETFELAVSFLRSEIERTAALQAQQIVLHPGAHVGAGVELGIARIIEGLNEVLTSDQNVQIALETMAGKGTEIGRTFEELAMIIDGVNHNDKLSVCLDTCHVHDAGYDIVTDFDNVLDEFDRIIGLDRLKVVHVNDSKNSRGAHKDRHENIGFGHIGFDVLHNIVHHPQLTEIPKILETPYVGEDKTNKKPPYKFEIEMLKQGIFDEQLKEKITLQ